A single region of the Streptomyces sp. AM 4-1-1 genome encodes:
- a CDS encoding DNA-directed RNA polymerase subunit beta' yields the protein MLDVNFFDELRIGLATADDIRTWSHGEVKKPETINYRTLKPEKDGLFCEKIFGPTRDWECYCGKYKRVRFKGIICERCGVEVTRAKVRRERMGHIELAAPVTHIWYFKGVPSRLGYLLDLAPKDLEKVIYFAAYMITFVDEERRTRDLPSLEAHVSVERQQVENRRDSDLENRAKKLETDLAELEAEGAKADVRRKVREGAEREMKQLRDRAQREIDRLDEVWNRFKNLKVQDLEGDELLYRELRDRFGTYFDGSMGAAALQKRLESFDLDEEAERLREIIRTGKGQKKTRALKRLKVVSAFLQTSNSPKGMVLDCVPVIPPDLRPMVQLDGGRFATSDLNDLYRRVINRNNRLKRLLDLGAPEIIVNNEKRMLQEAVDALFDNGRRGRPVTGPGNRPLKSLSDMLKGKQGRFRQNLLGKRVDYSARSVIVVGPQLKLHQCGLPKAMALELFKPFVMKRLVDLNHAQNIKSAKRMVERGRTVVYDVLEEVIAEHPVLLNRAPTLHRLGIQAFEPQLVEGKAIQIHPLVCTAFNADFDGDQMAVHLPLSAEAQAEARILMLSSNNILKPADGRPVTMPTQDMVLGLFFLTTDEAEREVVGAGRAFGSTAEAIMAFDAKELSLQAKVDIRFPVGTIPPRGWTPPAREEGEPEYQQGDTFRLRTSLGRALFNELLPEDYPFVDYSVGKKQLSEIVNDLAERYPKVIVAATLDNLKAAGFFWATRSGVTVAVSDIVVPEAKKAIVAGYEAQDEKVQKQYERGLITKDERTQELIAIWTKATNEVAEAMNANFPKTNPIFMMVDSGARGNMMQMRQIAGMRGLVSNAKNETIPRPIKASFREGLTVLEYFISTHGARKGLADTALRTADSGYLTRRLVDVSQDVIIREEDCGTDRGLKLKIAVKGTDGRLRKTDDVETSVYARMLAEDVVIDGKVIAPANVDLGDVLIDALVGAGVEEVKTRSVLTCESAVGTCAFCYGRSLATGKLVDIGEAVGIIAAQSIGEPGTQLTMRTFHTGGVAGDDITQGLPRVVELFEARTPKGVAPISEAAGRIRIEETEKTKKIVVTPDDGSEETPFPISKRAKVLVREGDHVEVGQKLTFGATNPHDVLRILGQRAVQVHLVGEVQKVYNSQGVSIHDKHIEIIIRQMLRRVTIIESGDAELLPGELVERSKFETENRRVVTEGGHPASGRPQLMGITKASLATESWLSAASFQETTRVLTDAAINAKSDSLIGLKENVIIGKLIPAGTGLSRYRNIRVEPTEEAKAAMYSAVGYDDIDYSPFGTGSGQAVPLEDYDYGPYNQ from the coding sequence GTGCTCGACGTCAACTTCTTCGACGAGCTGCGGATCGGCCTTGCCACCGCGGACGACATCCGGACCTGGTCGCACGGCGAAGTGAAGAAGCCGGAGACCATCAACTACCGCACGCTCAAGCCCGAGAAGGACGGACTCTTCTGCGAGAAGATCTTCGGCCCCACCCGGGACTGGGAGTGCTACTGCGGCAAGTACAAGCGTGTCCGCTTCAAGGGCATCATCTGTGAGCGCTGCGGCGTCGAGGTCACTCGCGCCAAGGTGCGCCGCGAGCGGATGGGCCACATCGAACTCGCCGCCCCGGTCACCCACATCTGGTACTTCAAGGGTGTCCCGTCGCGTCTGGGCTACCTCCTCGACCTGGCGCCGAAGGACCTCGAAAAGGTCATCTACTTCGCCGCGTACATGATCACGTTCGTGGACGAGGAGCGCCGCACCCGCGACCTGCCCTCGCTGGAGGCGCACGTCTCCGTCGAGCGTCAGCAGGTCGAGAACCGGCGTGACTCCGATCTGGAGAACCGCGCCAAGAAGCTTGAGACCGACCTGGCCGAGCTGGAGGCCGAGGGCGCCAAGGCCGACGTGCGCCGCAAGGTGCGCGAAGGCGCCGAGCGCGAGATGAAGCAGCTGCGCGACCGTGCGCAGCGCGAGATCGACCGTCTCGACGAGGTGTGGAACCGCTTCAAGAACCTCAAGGTCCAGGACCTGGAGGGCGACGAGCTGCTCTACCGCGAGCTGCGTGACCGCTTCGGCACGTACTTCGACGGTTCGATGGGCGCCGCCGCGCTGCAGAAGCGGCTGGAGTCCTTCGACCTCGACGAGGAGGCCGAGCGCCTCCGCGAGATCATCCGTACCGGCAAGGGCCAGAAGAAGACCCGCGCGCTCAAGCGCCTCAAGGTCGTCTCCGCGTTCCTCCAGACGAGCAACAGCCCCAAGGGCATGGTGCTCGACTGCGTGCCGGTCATCCCGCCGGACCTGCGTCCGATGGTGCAGCTGGACGGTGGCCGCTTCGCGACCTCCGACCTGAACGACCTGTACCGCCGCGTGATCAACCGCAACAACCGTCTGAAGCGTCTGCTCGACCTCGGTGCCCCCGAGATCATCGTGAACAACGAGAAGCGGATGCTCCAGGAGGCCGTCGACGCGCTGTTCGACAACGGCCGCCGCGGCCGTCCGGTCACCGGCCCCGGCAACCGTCCGCTGAAGTCCCTCAGCGACATGCTGAAGGGCAAGCAGGGGCGTTTCCGCCAGAACCTGCTCGGCAAGCGTGTCGACTACTCGGCGCGTTCCGTCATCGTCGTCGGCCCGCAGCTCAAGCTGCACCAGTGCGGTCTGCCCAAGGCCATGGCGCTGGAGCTCTTCAAGCCGTTCGTGATGAAGCGCCTGGTCGACCTGAACCACGCGCAGAACATCAAGTCGGCCAAGCGCATGGTCGAGCGTGGCCGCACCGTCGTGTACGACGTCCTCGAAGAGGTCATCGCCGAGCACCCGGTGCTGCTGAACCGCGCGCCCACCCTGCACCGCCTCGGCATCCAGGCCTTCGAGCCGCAGCTGGTCGAGGGCAAGGCCATCCAGATCCACCCGCTCGTCTGCACCGCGTTCAACGCGGACTTCGACGGTGACCAGATGGCCGTGCACCTGCCGCTCTCCGCGGAGGCGCAGGCCGAGGCCCGCATCCTGATGCTGTCCTCGAACAACATCCTGAAGCCGGCCGACGGCCGCCCCGTCACCATGCCGACCCAGGACATGGTGCTGGGCCTCTTCTTCCTCACCACGGACGAGGCGGAGCGCGAGGTCGTCGGCGCGGGCCGGGCCTTCGGTTCCACCGCCGAGGCGATCATGGCGTTCGACGCCAAGGAGCTGTCGCTCCAGGCGAAGGTCGACATCCGCTTCCCGGTGGGCACCATCCCGCCGCGCGGCTGGACCCCGCCGGCCCGTGAGGAGGGCGAGCCCGAGTACCAGCAGGGCGACACCTTCCGGCTGCGGACCAGCCTGGGCCGCGCGCTCTTCAACGAGCTGCTGCCCGAGGACTACCCGTTCGTCGACTACTCGGTGGGCAAGAAGCAGCTCTCCGAGATCGTCAACGACCTGGCCGAGCGCTACCCCAAGGTCATCGTGGCGGCGACGCTCGACAACCTGAAGGCGGCGGGCTTCTTCTGGGCGACCCGCTCCGGCGTCACCGTGGCCGTCTCCGACATCGTGGTCCCCGAGGCCAAGAAGGCGATCGTCGCGGGCTACGAGGCGCAGGACGAGAAGGTCCAGAAGCAGTACGAGCGCGGTCTGATCACCAAGGACGAGCGCACGCAGGAGCTCATCGCGATCTGGACCAAGGCGACCAACGAGGTCGCCGAGGCGATGAACGCGAACTTCCCGAAGACGAACCCCATCTTCATGATGGTCGACTCGGGTGCCCGAGGAAACATGATGCAGATGCGTCAGATCGCGGGTATGCGTGGTCTGGTGTCGAACGCGAAGAACGAGACCATCCCGCGTCCGATCAAGGCGTCCTTCCGTGAGGGCCTGACCGTGCTGGAGTACTTCATCTCCACGCACGGTGCCCGTAAGGGTCTGGCGGACACCGCCCTGCGTACCGCCGACTCGGGTTACCTGACCCGTCGTCTGGTGGACGTCTCGCAGGACGTGATCATCCGCGAGGAGGACTGTGGCACCGACCGCGGCCTCAAGCTGAAGATCGCGGTCAAGGGGACCGACGGCAGGCTCCGCAAGACGGACGACGTCGAGACCTCGGTGTACGCCCGCATGCTCGCCGAGGACGTCGTCATCGACGGCAAGGTCATCGCGCCTGCCAACGTCGACCTCGGTGACGTCCTGATCGACGCCCTGGTGGGCGCCGGCGTCGAGGAGGTCAAGACCCGTTCGGTCCTGACCTGTGAGTCCGCGGTCGGCACCTGTGCCTTCTGCTACGGACGCTCGCTCGCCACCGGCAAGCTGGTCGACATCGGTGAGGCGGTCGGCATCATCGCCGCCCAGTCCATCGGTGAGCCCGGCACCCAGCTGACGATGCGTACCTTCCACACCGGTGGTGTGGCCGGTGACGACATCACCCAGGGTCTGCCCCGTGTCGTCGAGCTCTTCGAGGCCCGTACGCCCAAGGGTGTCGCCCCGATCTCGGAGGCGGCCGGCCGCATCCGTATCGAGGAGACCGAGAAGACCAAGAAGATCGTCGTCACCCCGGACGACGGCAGCGAAGAGACGCCCTTCCCGATCTCGAAGCGGGCCAAGGTCCTGGTGCGCGAGGGTGACCACGTGGAGGTGGGCCAGAAGCTCACCTTCGGTGCCACCAACCCGCACGACGTGCTGCGCATCCTCGGCCAGCGCGCGGTCCAGGTCCACCTGGTCGGCGAGGTCCAGAAGGTCTACAACTCGCAGGGCGTGTCGATCCACGACAAGCACATCGAGATCATCATCCGGCAGATGCTGCGCCGTGTGACGATCATCGAGTCCGGCGACGCGGAGCTGCTGCCGGGCGAGCTCGTCGAGCGGTCGAAGTTCGAGACCGAGAACCGTCGTGTGGTCACCGAGGGCGGTCACCCCGCCTCCGGCCGTCCGCAGCTGATGGGTATCACCAAGGCCTCGCTCGCCACCGAGTCGTGGCTGTCGGCGGCGTCCTTCCAGGAGACGACCAGGGTTCTGACCGACGCGGCGATCAACGCCAAGTCGGACTCCCTGATCGGCCTCAAGGAGAACGTCATCATCGGTAAGCTCATCCCGGCCGGTACGGGTCTGTCCCGCTACCGCAACATCCGGGTCGAGCCGACCGAGGAGGCCAAGGCCGCGATGTACTCGGCCGTCGGCTACGACGACATCGACTACTCGCCGTTCGGCACGGGCTCCGGCCAGGCCGTCCCGCTGGAGGACTACGACTACGGTCCGTACAACCAGTAA
- the rpsL gene encoding 30S ribosomal protein S12, whose translation MPTIQQLVRKGRQDKVEKNKTPALEGSPQRRGVCTRVFTTTPKKPNSALRKVARVRLTSGIEVTAYIPGEGHNLQEHSIVLVRGGRVKDLPGVRYKIIRGSLDTQGVKNRKQARSRYGAKKEK comes from the coding sequence GTGCCTACGATCCAGCAGCTGGTCCGGAAGGGCCGGCAGGACAAGGTCGAGAAGAACAAGACGCCCGCACTCGAGGGTTCGCCCCAGCGCCGCGGCGTCTGCACGCGTGTGTTCACGACCACCCCGAAGAAGCCGAACTCGGCCCTCCGTAAGGTCGCGCGTGTGCGTCTGACCTCCGGTATCGAGGTCACGGCCTACATCCCGGGTGAGGGACACAACCTGCAGGAGCACTCCATCGTGCTCGTGCGTGGTGGCCGTGTGAAGGACCTGCCTGGTGTTCGTTACAAGATCATCCGTGGTTCGCTCGACACCCAGGGTGTCAAGAACCGCAAGCAGGCCCGAAGCCGCTACGGCGCCAAGAAGGAGAAGTAA
- the rpsG gene encoding 30S ribosomal protein S7, translated as MPRKGPAPKRPVIIDPVYGSPLVTSLINKILLNGKRSTAERIVYGAMEGLREKTGNDPVITLKRALENVKPSLEVKSRRVGGATYQVPIEVKPGRASTLALRWLVGYSRARREKTMTERLMNELLDASNGLGASVKKREDTHKMAESNKAFAHYRW; from the coding sequence ATGCCTCGTAAGGGCCCCGCCCCGAAGCGCCCGGTCATCATCGACCCGGTCTACGGTTCTCCTCTTGTCACCTCGCTGATCAACAAGATCCTGCTCAACGGCAAGCGTTCCACCGCCGAGCGGATCGTGTACGGCGCCATGGAAGGCCTCCGCGAGAAGACCGGCAACGACCCGGTCATCACGCTGAAGCGCGCGCTTGAGAACGTCAAGCCCTCGCTCGAGGTCAAGTCCCGCCGTGTCGGTGGCGCCACCTACCAGGTGCCGATCGAGGTCAAGCCCGGTCGCGCCTCCACCCTCGCGCTGCGCTGGCTGGTCGGTTACTCCCGCGCCCGTCGCGAGAAGACCATGACCGAGCGCCTCATGAACGAACTGCTCGACGCCTCCAACGGCCTCGGCGCTTCGGTCAAGAAGCGTGAGGACACGCACAAGATGGCCGAGTCCAACAAGGCCTTCGCGCACTACCGCTGGTAG
- the fusA gene encoding elongation factor G, translating into MATTSLDLAKVRNIGIMAHIDAGKTTTTERILFYTGVSYKIGEVHDGAATMDWMEQEQERGITITSAATTCHWPLEDVDHTINIIDTPGHVDFTVEVERSLRVLDGAVTVFDGVAGVEPQSETVWRQADRYGVPRICFVNKLDRTGADFHRCVDMIKGRLGATPIVMQLPIGAEADFTGVVDLVTMKAFVYSAEAAKGEAYDILDIPATLTEAAAEWRAQLLETVAENDDALMELYLEGQEPTVEQLYAAIRRITINSGKGGDTTVTPVFCGTAFKNKGVQPLLDAVVRYLPSPLDVEAIEGHDVKDPEVVVKRQPSDDAPLSALAFKIMSDPHLGKLTFVRVYSGRLESGTAVLNPVKGKKERIGKIYRMHANKREEIEAVGAGDIVAVMGLKQTTTGETLCDDKNPVILESMDFPAPVIQVAIEPKSKGDQEKLGVAIQRLSEEDPSFQVHSDEETGQTIIGGMGELHLEVLVDRMKREFRVEANVGKPQVAYRETIRKTVERVDYTHKKQTGGTGQFAKVQIAIEPIEGGEASYEFVNKVTGGRIPREYIPSVDAGAQEAMQFGILAGYEMTGVRVILLDGGYHEVDSSELAFKIAGSQAFKEAARKASPVLLEPMMAVEVTTPEDYMGDVIGDINSRRGQIQAMEERSGARVVKGLVPLSEMFGYVGDLRSKTSGRASYSMQFDSYAEVPRNVAEEIIAKAKGE; encoded by the coding sequence ATGGCCACCACTTCGCTTGACCTGGCCAAGGTCCGCAACATTGGGATCATGGCCCACATCGACGCGGGCAAGACGACGACCACCGAGCGCATCCTGTTTTACACCGGTGTGAGCTACAAGATCGGTGAGGTCCACGACGGCGCTGCCACGATGGACTGGATGGAGCAGGAGCAGGAACGCGGCATCACGATCACGTCGGCCGCGACGACCTGTCACTGGCCGCTCGAGGACGTCGATCACACCATCAACATCATCGACACCCCGGGGCACGTCGACTTCACGGTCGAGGTGGAGCGTTCGCTCCGCGTCCTCGACGGTGCCGTCACGGTGTTCGACGGTGTCGCCGGTGTTGAGCCGCAGTCCGAGACCGTCTGGCGTCAGGCGGACCGCTACGGCGTGCCGCGCATCTGCTTCGTCAACAAGCTCGACCGCACCGGCGCCGACTTCCACCGCTGCGTCGACATGATCAAGGGCCGCCTGGGCGCGACCCCGATCGTGATGCAGCTGCCGATCGGTGCCGAGGCCGACTTCACCGGTGTCGTGGACCTCGTCACGATGAAGGCGTTCGTCTACTCCGCCGAGGCGGCCAAGGGCGAGGCGTACGACATCCTCGACATCCCGGCCACGCTCACCGAGGCCGCGGCCGAGTGGCGTGCCCAGCTGCTGGAGACCGTCGCCGAGAACGACGACGCGCTGATGGAGCTGTACCTGGAGGGCCAGGAGCCCACCGTGGAGCAGCTGTACGCGGCGATCCGCCGCATCACCATCAACTCCGGCAAGGGCGGCGACACCACGGTCACCCCGGTGTTCTGTGGTACCGCGTTCAAGAACAAGGGCGTCCAGCCCCTGCTCGACGCGGTTGTCCGCTACCTTCCCTCCCCCCTGGACGTCGAGGCCATCGAGGGCCACGACGTCAAGGACCCGGAGGTTGTCGTCAAGCGTCAGCCGTCCGACGACGCTCCGCTGTCGGCGCTGGCGTTCAAGATCATGAGCGACCCGCACCTGGGCAAGCTCACCTTCGTCCGGGTCTACTCGGGCCGCCTGGAGTCCGGCACCGCGGTGCTGAACCCCGTCAAGGGCAAGAAGGAGCGCATCGGCAAGATCTACCGCATGCACGCGAACAAGCGTGAGGAGATCGAGGCGGTGGGCGCCGGCGACATCGTCGCCGTGATGGGCCTGAAGCAGACCACCACCGGTGAGACGCTGTGCGACGACAAGAACCCGGTGATCCTGGAGTCCATGGACTTCCCGGCGCCGGTCATCCAGGTCGCCATCGAGCCCAAGTCCAAGGGTGACCAGGAGAAGCTGGGTGTCGCCATCCAGCGCCTCTCGGAGGAGGACCCCTCCTTCCAGGTGCACTCGGACGAGGAGACCGGCCAGACCATCATCGGTGGTATGGGCGAGCTCCACCTCGAAGTGCTCGTCGACCGCATGAAGCGCGAGTTCCGCGTCGAGGCGAACGTCGGCAAGCCGCAGGTCGCGTACCGCGAGACGATCCGCAAGACCGTCGAGCGCGTGGACTACACCCACAAGAAGCAGACCGGTGGTACCGGTCAGTTCGCGAAGGTGCAGATCGCGATCGAGCCCATCGAGGGCGGCGAGGCGTCGTACGAGTTCGTCAACAAGGTCACCGGTGGCCGTATCCCCAGGGAGTACATCCCCTCGGTGGACGCGGGCGCCCAGGAGGCCATGCAGTTCGGCATCCTGGCCGGGTACGAGATGACTGGCGTCCGCGTCATTCTTCTCGACGGTGGTTACCACGAGGTCGACTCCTCCGAACTCGCGTTCAAGATCGCCGGTTCGCAGGCCTTCAAGGAGGCCGCGCGCAAGGCGTCCCCCGTGCTCCTGGAGCCGATGATGGCCGTCGAGGTCACCACGCCCGAGGACTACATGGGCGATGTCATCGGCGACATCAACTCCCGCCGTGGCCAGATCCAGGCCATGGAGGAGCGCAGCGGCGCTCGCGTCGTGAAGGGCCTCGTGCCCCTCTCGGAGATGTTCGGCTACGTCGGAGACCTCCGCAGCAAGACCTCGGGTCGCGCAAGCTACTCGATGCAGTTCGACTCCTACGCCGAGGTTCCGCGGAACGTCGCCGAGGAGATCATCGCGAAGGCCAAGGGCGAGTAA
- the tuf gene encoding elongation factor Tu → MAKAKFERTKPHVNIGTIGHIDHGKTTLTAAITKVLHDAYPDLNEASAFDQIDKAPEERQRGITISIAHVEYQTESRHYAHVDCPGHADYIKNMITGAAQMDGAILVVAATDGPMPQTKEHVLLARQVGVPYIVVALNKADMVDDEEILELVELEVRELLSEYEFPGDDLPVVKVSALKALEGDKEWGQTVLDLMKAVDESIPQPERDVDKPFLMPIEDVFTITGRGTVVTGRIERGILKVNETVDLVGIKPEKTTTTVTGIEMFRKLLDEGQAGENVGLLLRGIKREDVERGQVIIKPGSITPHTEFEAQAYILSKDEGGRHTPFFNNYRPQFYFRTTDVTGVVTLPEGTEMVMPGDNTVMSVALIQPIAMEEGLKFAIREGGRTVGAGQVTKIVK, encoded by the coding sequence GTGGCGAAGGCGAAGTTCGAGCGGACTAAGCCGCACGTCAACATCGGCACCATCGGTCACATCGACCACGGTAAGACGACCCTCACGGCCGCCATTACCAAGGTGCTGCATGACGCGTACCCGGACCTGAACGAGGCCTCGGCCTTCGACCAGATCGACAAGGCTCCCGAGGAGCGCCAGCGCGGTATCACGATCTCGATCGCGCACGTCGAGTACCAGACGGAGTCGCGTCACTACGCGCACGTCGACTGCCCGGGTCACGCGGACTACATCAAGAACATGATCACGGGTGCGGCGCAGATGGACGGCGCCATCCTCGTGGTCGCGGCCACCGACGGCCCGATGCCGCAGACCAAGGAGCACGTGCTCCTGGCCCGCCAGGTCGGCGTCCCCTACATCGTCGTCGCGCTGAACAAGGCCGACATGGTGGACGACGAGGAGATCCTGGAGCTCGTCGAGCTCGAGGTTCGCGAGCTGCTCTCCGAGTACGAGTTCCCGGGCGACGACCTTCCGGTCGTCAAGGTCTCGGCGCTCAAGGCCCTTGAGGGCGACAAGGAGTGGGGCCAGACCGTCCTCGACCTGATGAAGGCCGTCGACGAGTCCATCCCGCAGCCCGAGCGTGACGTCGACAAGCCGTTCCTGATGCCGATCGAGGACGTCTTCACGATCACCGGTCGTGGCACCGTCGTCACCGGTCGTATCGAGCGCGGTATCCTCAAGGTCAACGAGACCGTTGACCTCGTGGGCATCAAGCCGGAGAAGACCACCACCACGGTCACCGGCATCGAGATGTTCCGCAAGCTGCTCGACGAGGGCCAGGCCGGTGAGAACGTCGGTCTCCTTCTCCGTGGCATCAAGCGCGAGGACGTCGAGCGCGGCCAGGTCATCATCAAGCCGGGCTCGATCACGCCGCACACCGAGTTCGAGGCCCAGGCCTACATCCTGTCGAAGGACGAGGGTGGCCGTCACACCCCCTTCTTCAACAACTACCGCCCGCAGTTCTACTTCCGTACCACGGACGTGACCGGCGTCGTGACCCTTCCCGAGGGCACCGAGATGGTCATGCCGGGCGACAACACCGTCATGTCGGTCGCGCTGATCCAGCCGATCGCCATGGAGGAGGGCCTGAAGTTCGCCATCCGTGAGGGTGGCCGGACCGTGGGCGCCGGCCAGGTCACCAAGATCGTCAAGTAA